From a region of the Arachis ipaensis cultivar K30076 chromosome B09, Araip1.1, whole genome shotgun sequence genome:
- the LOC107615264 gene encoding AMSH-like ubiquitin thioesterase 3 — protein MMEDFLRLASKNTRKNLETCGVLVGSLKNRIFHITTLIIPKQESTSDLCLTLNNEEEIFEVQDSLSLFPLGWIHTHPSQTCFMSSVDLHTHYSYQVIWHYYYSNSVTIHIVDFAGAVYTSLLLRLWKRKRNSCNNAR, from the exons ATGATGGAAGATTTTTTGAGACTGGCTTCCAAAAACACACGGAAAAACTTAGAGACATGTGGTGTTCTTGTAGGCTCCCTG AAAAACAGGATTTTTCATATCACTACACTTATTATCCCAAAGCAGGAGTCAACTTCAGACTTG TGTTTAACATTGAATAATGAAGAAGAAATATTTGAAGTTCAGGACAGCTTATCACTGTTTCCTTTAGGCTGGATACAT ACACACCCATCACAAACTTGCTTCATGTCATCCGTGGACCTGCACACCCATTACTCATACCAGGTAATATggcattattattattcaaattcTGTGACTATTCACATTGTAGATTTTGCTGGAGCAGTCTATACATCCCTCTTGTTAAGGctatggaaaagaaaaagaaatagttgCAATAATGCTAGATAA
- the LOC107615263 gene encoding uncharacterized protein LOC107615263, with product MGATPFTETILRAKLPKGFDKPTDMKYDRTKDPQEHLTAFEARMNLEGAADAVRCRAFLVTLVGPAIKWVNALPNGSITGFHDISRKFMAQFTTRITKAKHPISLLGVTQRQDEATRKYLDRFNNKCLTIDGLTDSVANLCLTNGLMNEDFRKHLTTKPV from the coding sequence ATGGGAGCTACTCCCTTCACTGAAACAATCCTGAGAGCAAAACTTCCTAAGGGATTCGACAAGCCCACGGATATGAAGTACGATAGAACAAAAGATCCCCAGGAACACCTAACGGCCTTTGaagccaggatgaacctggaaggagccGCTGATGCAgtccgatgcagagccttccTGGTAACCCTAGTGGGACCTGCGATAAAATGGGTCAATGCCCTCCCAAACGGGTCTATAACCGGCTTCCACGATATCTCGAGAAAATTTATGGCCCAATTCACCACCAGGATCACCAAAGCCAAACACCCTATTAGCTTGTTAGGAGTCACCCAAAGACAGGACGAAGCCACGAGGAAATACCTGGACAGATTCAACAACAAATGCTTAACGATCGACGGACTCACGGACTCAGTCGCAAACCTTTGTCTGACCAATGGGCTCATGAATGAGGATTTCCGAAAGCATCTCACCACCAAGCCAGTTTag